In a single window of the Candidatus Methylomirabilis tolerans genome:
- a CDS encoding ATP-binding cassette domain-containing protein: protein MDRLVEAGGATIHDLTRRIDRRALYVLALAAAVVIPPGLNRYYIDVLTQVGIYVTLALGLNIVVGLAGLLNLGYIAFYAVGAYTYGLLATRVGLSFWEVLPLGGALAAICGVLLAFPALRLRGDYLAIVTLGFGEMIRIVLNNWDSVTGGPNGIIDIARPSLFGFTFSHPIHYYYLILAVVILTIFAVDRLNQSRLGRAWTAMRDDEVAAEAMGIDLVRTKLLAFGLGATWAGLAGVFFAAKMTFISPESFTFFESVIVLCMVVLGGIGSVPGVILGAALLLILPEMMRQFALYRMLVFGGAVVGMMVVRPKGLLAARRRAVPLWRKERSYAAVVSGPHAPSTGSERVGSIAQPPGEAGMILLETRKLSIDFGGLRALDMVDLSVKAGEIVSLIGPNGAGKTTFFNCVTGLFAPTSGEVRYREEHLIGLKPNQVTAKGVTRTFQNIRLFHDMTVLENVMVGGHCRMHAAVVGAIFRPKRVIREEEELVAKATDLLRFVGLAEKSNLWASQLPYGDQRRLEIARAMASDPTLVLLDEPAAGMNPQETNTLMDLIYAIRARGITVLLIEHHMKLVMGISERIIVLNHGVKIAEGTPEAIRADSGVIGAYLGKASGHA, encoded by the coding sequence ATGGATCGGCTGGTGGAGGCCGGTGGGGCGACAATTCACGACCTCACCAGGCGGATCGATCGTCGCGCGCTGTACGTCCTGGCGCTCGCCGCTGCGGTCGTGATCCCGCCTGGTCTGAACCGATATTACATCGATGTGCTGACCCAGGTGGGAATCTATGTGACGCTGGCGCTCGGACTCAACATCGTCGTAGGCTTGGCGGGACTGTTGAATCTCGGCTATATCGCATTTTATGCGGTAGGGGCCTATACGTACGGCCTTCTTGCAACCCGGGTTGGCTTGTCCTTCTGGGAAGTCCTGCCGTTGGGGGGAGCCTTGGCGGCTATTTGCGGCGTCCTGCTCGCCTTTCCGGCCCTGCGTCTGCGGGGAGATTACCTGGCGATCGTCACGTTGGGATTCGGTGAGATGATCCGGATTGTTCTGAACAATTGGGACAGCGTCACAGGAGGGCCGAACGGAATCATCGACATCGCCCGTCCAAGCCTCTTCGGATTCACCTTTTCTCACCCGATTCACTACTACTACCTGATTCTGGCCGTCGTCATCCTGACCATCTTTGCGGTTGATCGACTTAATCAGTCGCGACTTGGCCGCGCCTGGACGGCGATGCGCGATGACGAAGTCGCGGCTGAGGCGATGGGAATCGATCTGGTCAGGACAAAGCTGCTCGCCTTCGGTCTTGGCGCGACATGGGCTGGGTTGGCAGGCGTGTTCTTTGCGGCTAAAATGACGTTCATCTCTCCGGAGAGCTTTACCTTTTTCGAATCGGTCATCGTGCTCTGCATGGTCGTACTCGGCGGAATAGGAAGCGTACCGGGAGTCATCCTGGGGGCAGCGTTGCTGCTGATCCTACCTGAAATGATGCGACAGTTTGCGCTCTATCGGATGTTGGTCTTTGGAGGAGCCGTGGTCGGGATGATGGTGGTGCGACCGAAGGGACTGCTTGCCGCGCGTCGTCGGGCGGTTCCCCTGTGGCGCAAGGAGCGTTCTTACGCAGCAGTCGTGAGCGGGCCTCACGCTCCTTCGACAGGTTCCGAGCGGGTCGGTTCGATCGCGCAACCGCCGGGAGAGGCGGGCATGATCCTACTTGAAACGCGAAAGCTGTCGATCGATTTTGGTGGCCTCCGAGCGCTTGACATGGTCGATCTGAGCGTGAAGGCGGGGGAAATCGTCAGCCTGATCGGCCCCAACGGGGCCGGCAAAACCACCTTTTTCAATTGTGTGACAGGCCTCTTCGCACCAACCTCCGGAGAGGTCCGCTATCGTGAGGAACACCTGATTGGTCTGAAGCCGAACCAGGTCACCGCGAAAGGCGTGACCCGCACCTTTCAGAATATTCGGCTTTTTCATGATATGACGGTGCTCGAAAACGTCATGGTAGGGGGCCACTGTCGGATGCACGCTGCGGTCGTCGGCGCCATCTTCAGACCAAAGCGTGTGATCAGAGAAGAAGAAGAGTTGGTAGCGAAGGCGACTGACCTGCTTCGGTTTGTGGGTCTCGCAGAAAAGAGCAATCTATGGGCGAGCCAGCTTCCATACGGTGATCAGCGTCGGCTCGAGATCGCGAGGGCAATGGCAAGCGATCCGACCCTCGTGCTTCTGGACGAGCCGGCCGCAGGCATGAATCCTCAGGAGACCAACACACTCATGGATTTGATCTATGCGATCCGTGCCCGCGGCATTACCGTACTGCTCATCGAACACCACATGAAGCTGGTCATGGGCATCTCGGAACGTATCATTGTTCTCAACCACGGGGTCAAGATTGCTGAGGGAACACCGGAGGCGATCAGGGCAGACTCCGGAGTGATCGGCGCCTATCTGGGGAAAGCATCGGGGCATGCTTAG
- a CDS encoding ABC transporter ATP-binding protein: MLRLHEVHAHYGAIHALRGISLEVKEGQIVTLIGANGAGKSSTLMAISGILRPTSGRIIFEDEDLTHLPSHAIVRRGISQVPEGRRIFPTLSVLENLEMGAYTRTDTTQIRQDLDRVFQLFPLLKDRRSQPGGTLSGGEQQMLAIGRALMARPRLLLMDEPSLGLAPKLVETIFQVIQEINAQSTTILLVEQNAHMALRVATRGYVMEVGRIVLEDEAEKLMANGEVRSAYLGE, encoded by the coding sequence ATGCTTAGGCTTCACGAGGTGCATGCTCATTACGGCGCCATCCATGCCCTTCGAGGCATCAGTCTTGAGGTAAAGGAGGGTCAGATCGTCACGCTGATCGGCGCCAACGGGGCCGGAAAATCGTCGACGTTGATGGCCATCTCCGGTATCCTGAGACCCACCAGTGGGCGGATCATCTTCGAGGACGAGGATCTGACGCACCTGCCATCCCATGCCATCGTCAGGCGCGGTATTTCGCAGGTTCCGGAGGGGCGGAGAATCTTCCCAACGCTGAGCGTCCTGGAAAATCTGGAGATGGGCGCCTACACCCGCACTGACACAACGCAAATCCGTCAGGACCTCGATCGGGTATTTCAGCTCTTCCCGCTTCTCAAAGACCGCCGGTCCCAACCAGGCGGGACCCTCTCGGGCGGGGAACAGCAAATGCTGGCCATCGGCCGAGCGCTGATGGCGCGCCCACGGCTGCTGCTGATGGATGAACCTTCGCTTGGACTGGCTCCCAAATTGGTGGAGACGATCTTTCAGGTCATTCAGGAGATTAATGCCCAATCTACGACGATTCTGCTTGTCGAGCAAAACGCGCACATGGCCCTGCGAGTCGCGACCAGGGGGTACGTCATGGAGGTCGGCCGGATTGTGTTGGAAGATGAGGCCGAAAAGCTCATGGCCAATGGTGAGGTCCGAAGCGCCTACCTTGGGGAATAA
- a CDS encoding threonylcarbamoyl-AMP synthase, translating into MMRTGDRPNAQAVRLAVAPQAPSSRAIARAASVLRRGGLVAFPTDTLYALGADALNPLAVRRVFAAKGRSLRSPIPLLVADLTMAIQLVGELPEAAVRLAECYWPGPLTLVLWAPREICTLLTAGTDRIGLRVPDSAIALALIRRFGGPVTGTSANRSGVKDSMDAHDVLRQLGDQVDLILDGGPTVGGNPSTVVDVTISPPAIVRHGPVQQEEILSLLGL; encoded by the coding sequence ATGATGCGAACCGGTGACCGACCGAATGCCCAAGCAGTAAGGCTTGCCGTCGCGCCTCAGGCCCCGTCATCCAGGGCGATAGCGCGAGCTGCTTCTGTTCTTCGCAGGGGTGGTCTGGTGGCGTTCCCCACCGACACCCTGTACGCTCTCGGAGCTGACGCCTTAAACCCGCTTGCGGTCAGGCGCGTCTTTGCCGCAAAGGGTCGCAGCTTGAGGAGTCCTATTCCGCTGCTGGTAGCCGATCTTACGATGGCGATTCAACTGGTCGGTGAACTACCTGAGGCGGCCGTTCGACTTGCCGAGTGCTACTGGCCTGGCCCACTGACCCTCGTGCTGTGGGCTCCTCGCGAAATCTGTACACTGCTCACCGCCGGGACCGATCGGATCGGTCTCCGGGTCCCCGATTCGGCTATTGCACTCGCGCTGATCCGTCGCTTCGGCGGCCCGGTGACCGGAACAAGCGCGAACCGTTCAGGCGTCAAAGATTCCATGGACGCCCATGACGTACTGCGGCAGCTTGGAGATCAGGTAGACCTGATCCTGGATGGAGGTCCCACAGTCGGTGGAAATCCGTCAACCGTCGTGGACGTGACCATAAGCCCACCCGCCATCGTGAGACACGGTCCCGTCCAACAAGAGGAGATCCTGAGCCTGTTGGGACTTTAG
- a CDS encoding bifunctional (p)ppGpp synthetase/guanosine-3',5'-bis(diphosphate) 3'-pyrophosphohydrolase: MGIEPILERVRAASPHADVTLLQRAYDFAARVHKGQERVSGEPYLSHPLAVAEIVLNLKMDVASIAAALLHDVVEDTHASLEEVKEAFGDEIGNLVDGLTKISKLPFGSRLEHQAESLRKMVLAMSKDIRVILIKLADRLHNMRTLEPLREEKRRLIARETLDIYAPIAHRLGIYWMKAEFEDLALRHLEREVYQDLAARIAKKRREREKDINEAIGILQQKLTEVGIRAQIIGRPKHFYSIYKKMRDQQKGFDEIYDLTAVRVITESIKDCYGSLGVIHSLWKPIPGRFKDFIAMPKSNMYQSLHTTVIGPVGEPVEIQIRTHEMHKTAEEGIAAHWVYKEGKAALDPADKGFAWIRQLLEWQRDLKDSREFLETVKVDLFPEEVYVFTPKGDVKNFPKGACPIDFAFGVHSDIGLTCVGARANGRLVPLRYELQHGDIIEILTDAKHHPSRDWLKLVKTSRARGRIKQWIKNEEKVRSISLGRDLLEKELRRLGKSPSQILRPDGMTKLLTGSGYATSDEFFATVGFGKLSPRQAIAKLLPAEELPHEGEVKPERKIRHQPDEGVTLLGAHDFLIRFARCCSPLPGDDIVGFITRGRGVSVHSADCTNMDQLLYDPDRKISVSWEAAPKIAHQVKIRVMIGTDRPGILAAISAAISASKINIAQADIRVTEDRKGMNTFTLEVSDLKQLQSAMGAIRQIDGVMGVERIRS, from the coding sequence ATGGGGATCGAGCCGATTCTTGAGCGTGTTCGCGCGGCATCACCTCACGCGGATGTGACTCTGCTGCAACGAGCCTACGACTTTGCTGCCAGAGTGCACAAAGGCCAGGAGCGGGTATCGGGAGAGCCATACCTGTCGCACCCGCTGGCCGTAGCTGAGATCGTGCTGAATCTCAAGATGGATGTGGCGAGCATCGCCGCCGCTCTCCTGCACGATGTCGTAGAGGATACCCATGCCTCGCTGGAGGAGGTCAAAGAGGCCTTCGGCGACGAGATCGGGAACCTCGTGGACGGTCTCACAAAGATCAGCAAACTCCCCTTCGGCAGCCGCTTGGAGCACCAGGCCGAAAGCCTTCGAAAGATGGTGCTCGCGATGTCGAAAGATATCCGGGTCATTCTCATCAAGCTGGCTGATCGACTCCACAATATGCGAACGCTTGAACCGCTTCGAGAGGAGAAGCGTCGGCTGATTGCCCGAGAGACCCTCGACATCTACGCCCCTATCGCGCACCGCCTCGGAATCTACTGGATGAAGGCCGAGTTCGAAGACCTGGCCCTCCGCCACCTCGAACGCGAGGTCTACCAGGATCTGGCGGCAAGGATCGCAAAGAAGCGGCGGGAACGCGAGAAGGATATCAATGAGGCCATTGGGATCCTTCAACAGAAGTTAACTGAGGTCGGTATCCGGGCCCAGATCATAGGCCGCCCCAAACATTTCTATAGCATTTATAAGAAGATGCGCGATCAACAGAAAGGATTTGATGAGATCTATGACCTGACCGCGGTCCGGGTGATTACCGAATCGATCAAGGATTGCTACGGCTCGCTGGGCGTGATCCACTCCCTCTGGAAGCCGATCCCCGGTCGGTTCAAGGACTTCATTGCGATGCCGAAGTCGAACATGTATCAATCCCTGCACACCACAGTGATTGGCCCGGTCGGCGAACCGGTCGAGATACAGATTCGAACGCATGAGATGCACAAAACGGCGGAGGAGGGGATTGCGGCCCATTGGGTGTATAAGGAGGGGAAGGCGGCGCTGGACCCGGCCGATAAAGGGTTTGCCTGGATTCGACAGCTCCTGGAGTGGCAGCGTGATCTGAAAGACAGTCGGGAGTTCCTGGAAACGGTGAAGGTGGACCTGTTCCCGGAAGAAGTCTACGTATTCACGCCGAAAGGGGATGTGAAGAACTTCCCCAAAGGGGCGTGTCCCATCGACTTTGCCTTCGGCGTCCACAGCGATATCGGCTTGACCTGTGTGGGGGCCAGAGCGAATGGCCGTTTGGTCCCCCTGCGATATGAACTGCAACATGGCGACATCATCGAGATCCTGACCGATGCAAAGCACCATCCGAGCCGTGACTGGCTGAAACTCGTCAAAACTTCACGGGCGAGAGGACGGATCAAGCAATGGATAAAAAACGAAGAGAAGGTCCGGAGTATCAGCCTCGGGCGAGATCTGCTGGAGAAGGAGCTTCGGCGGCTCGGTAAGAGCCCATCCCAGATTCTCAGGCCGGACGGAATGACGAAACTCCTGACCGGCTCCGGCTATGCAACCTCGGACGAGTTTTTTGCGACCGTTGGTTTCGGCAAGCTCTCCCCTCGACAGGCCATTGCGAAACTCTTACCCGCGGAAGAGCTGCCACATGAAGGAGAGGTGAAGCCGGAACGAAAGATCCGCCACCAGCCGGATGAGGGCGTGACTCTTCTGGGGGCACACGATTTTCTTATTCGGTTCGCCAGATGTTGCAGTCCGCTCCCGGGTGATGACATCGTCGGATTCATTACCCGCGGACGCGGGGTGTCGGTTCACAGCGCAGACTGTACGAATATGGACCAGCTCCTGTACGACCCGGACCGAAAGATCAGCGTCTCCTGGGAGGCGGCGCCGAAGATCGCCCACCAGGTTAAGATTCGCGTGATGATCGGGACGGACCGGCCAGGGATCCTGGCCGCGATCAGTGCGGCGATCTCCGCAAGTAAGATTAATATCGCCCAGGCTGATATACGAGTGACGGAGGACCGGAAGGGAATGAATACCTTTACACTCGAGGTGTCCGACTTGAAGCAGCTTCAGTCAGCAATGGGAGCGATTCGCCAGATCGACGGAGTAATGGGCGTAGAGCGCATTCGCAGCTAG
- the rpmB gene encoding 50S ribosomal protein L28 — translation MPSTHPSQCEICGRGPRVSLQVSHAHNVSKRRQKINIARHHVVMNGTRRYVALCTRCLRSGLVQKAG, via the coding sequence ATGCCATCCACTCATCCCAGCCAGTGTGAGATATGCGGACGAGGTCCGAGAGTAAGTCTTCAGGTGAGCCATGCTCACAACGTCAGCAAGCGCCGCCAGAAGATCAACATCGCGCGTCACCACGTGGTCATGAACGGAACCCGACGCTACGTCGCGCTCTGCACTCGCTGTCTGCGATCCGGACTCGTTCAGAAGGCCGGATAA
- the rsmD gene encoding 16S rRNA (guanine(966)-N(2))-methyltransferase RsmD: MRVIGGLARGRRILAPRGRHTRPTSDYLREVLFNLLTQQVEGRMFLDLYAGTGAVGIEALSRGAAGAVFVEHNRSALTMLYRNLETSGFRDRAEVVPMEVLRYLRRATCGSRQFDLIFLDPPYMHTDAAAAIGLIASTEFLAPTGIAILERSTKAIPIEVPPGLALIREVRHGAAVLQLYRQEVM; the protein is encoded by the coding sequence ATGAGGGTAATCGGTGGCCTCGCCAGAGGACGGCGGATTCTGGCGCCTCGCGGAAGACATACGAGGCCGACCTCGGATTATTTGCGCGAGGTCCTGTTCAATCTTCTGACACAACAGGTCGAGGGCAGGATGTTTCTCGACCTGTACGCGGGGACCGGAGCAGTGGGAATCGAAGCCTTGAGCCGTGGCGCTGCCGGCGCGGTCTTCGTTGAGCACAATCGGTCAGCCCTTACGATGCTCTATCGCAACCTTGAGACGTCCGGGTTTCGTGATCGGGCTGAGGTGGTCCCGATGGAAGTTCTCCGATACCTGCGCCGGGCGACTTGTGGATCACGACAATTCGATCTGATCTTTCTGGATCCGCCATATATGCATACTGACGCAGCAGCGGCTATCGGTCTGATTGCTTCAACGGAGTTCCTCGCACCGACCGGTATAGCGATTCTGGAACGATCAACAAAGGCGATACCAATCGAGGTCCCTCCTGGACTGGCGCTCATTCGCGAGGTCCGGCATGGCGCCGCTGTTCTTCAGCTCTATCGACAGGAGGTAATGTAA
- the coaD gene encoding pantetheine-phosphate adenylyltransferase — MALAIYAGTFDPFTFGHIDIARRAHRLFSRLVIAVSTNPEKSALFSLAERQRIIRDAVGDMRGVSIDSFDGLLVDYMHRKGARVVIRGLRALSDFEYEFQMALMNRKLNEEIETVFLMPHEKYSYLSSRLVKEIALLGGDVSQFVTPMVETLLKEQIAPREGEKRRQKQ; from the coding sequence ATGGCGTTGGCTATCTACGCCGGGACCTTCGATCCATTTACCTTTGGTCATATCGATATCGCCAGACGAGCGCATCGCCTTTTTTCTCGTCTTGTTATTGCCGTCAGTACGAATCCTGAGAAATCGGCGCTCTTCAGCCTTGCGGAACGTCAGCGGATCATTCGGGACGCCGTCGGGGATATGCGAGGCGTTTCCATCGACTCCTTTGACGGTCTCCTGGTGGATTACATGCATCGAAAAGGGGCACGGGTTGTTATTCGTGGCCTTCGAGCCCTCTCCGACTTCGAATACGAATTCCAGATGGCGCTGATGAATCGAAAGCTGAATGAAGAGATCGAAACGGTATTCCTTATGCCTCACGAGAAATATTCCTACCTCAGCTCTCGGTTGGTGAAAGAGATCGCCTTGCTTGGGGGAGATGTCTCCCAATTCGTCACACCAATGGTCGAAACACTGCTCAAGGAACAGATCGCCCCGCGTGAGGGAG